One genomic window of Mucilaginibacter sp. SJ includes the following:
- a CDS encoding nucleoside permease, whose product MNIKFRLILMNFMQFFIWGAWLLTIGAYWFQDKHWSGAQFGAIFSTMGISAIFMPALTGIIADRFINAEKLYGIMHILGAASLFTLPLITSPSAFFWVMLINMIFYMPTLSLSITVAYSALKSNNKDVVKDYPPIRIWGTIGFIAALWTVSLTHNETSPNQFYIASAVALALGIYSFSLPKCPPLSTKTTNKSFVDSLGLNAFKLFKDPKFAIFFAFSMLLGAALQLTNAYGDTFIQDFKNIAIYKDSVGVKYPAIIMSISQFSETFFILLIPFFLRKFGIKYVMLFSMLAWVLRFGLFAFGDPAGGLWMIVLSCIVYGMAFDFFNISGSLFVETQATPNIRASAQGLFMMMVNGFGAFFGSIASGLIIDNFFLLPGGGKDWHGIWLTFAGYALVIAIVFPFVFRYKHNKALVEAIQHA is encoded by the coding sequence ATGAATATTAAGTTCCGCTTAATACTGATGAATTTTATGCAATTTTTTATCTGGGGTGCCTGGTTGCTTACCATCGGTGCATACTGGTTCCAGGATAAACATTGGTCGGGCGCACAATTTGGGGCTATCTTCAGTACCATGGGTATTTCGGCAATATTTATGCCTGCCCTTACCGGTATTATAGCCGATAGGTTTATCAATGCTGAAAAGCTGTACGGTATCATGCATATTTTAGGGGCGGCATCCTTATTTACCCTGCCTTTAATTACCAGCCCTTCCGCCTTTTTCTGGGTAATGCTGATCAACATGATCTTTTATATGCCAACCCTTTCACTATCAATAACAGTGGCATATTCGGCGTTGAAAAGTAATAACAAGGATGTAGTTAAAGATTATCCCCCTATCAGGATTTGGGGCACTATCGGGTTCATAGCCGCTTTATGGACGGTGAGCCTTACGCATAATGAGACCTCACCCAACCAATTTTATATTGCATCGGCCGTCGCCCTTGCACTTGGCATTTATTCTTTTAGTCTTCCTAAATGCCCCCCGCTCTCCACAAAAACAACCAACAAATCATTTGTAGACTCATTGGGGTTGAATGCTTTCAAATTATTTAAAGACCCAAAGTTTGCTATTTTCTTCGCTTTCTCCATGCTTTTGGGAGCCGCCTTACAACTTACCAATGCTTATGGTGATACCTTTATACAAGATTTTAAAAATATAGCCATCTATAAAGACTCGGTCGGCGTAAAATACCCGGCCATTATCATGTCTATCTCCCAGTTTTCTGAAACGTTTTTCATTTTACTGATCCCATTCTTCCTGCGCAAATTCGGTATCAAGTATGTGATGCTGTTCAGTATGCTGGCCTGGGTATTAAGGTTTGGTCTTTTTGCTTTCGGCGATCCGGCCGGTGGTTTATGGATGATCGTATTGTCATGCATTGTTTACGGTATGGCTTTCGATTTCTTCAATATATCTGGTTCACTTTTCGTTGAAACCCAAGCTACTCCCAACATCAGGGCAAGTGCACAAGGTTTGTTTATGATGATGGTAAATGGCTTCGGGGCTTTTTTCGGAAGTATAGCAAGCGGCCTTATCATTGATAATTTCTTTTTGCTGCCAGGCGGTGGCAAAGACTGGCACGGCATCTGGCTTACCTTTGCAGGCTATGCCCTGGTAATAGCCATTGTGTTCCCTTTTGTATTCAGATATAAGCACAACAAGGCTCTTGTTGAAGCGATACAACATGCGTAG
- a CDS encoding ThuA domain-containing protein, which translates to MKKLLTICLLIGTVISQVLAKDKVLVFCKTAGFHHNSIAVGVPAIMKMGQENNFDVDSTTDAAKFTADNLKQYKAVIFLSTTGDVLNDTQQAAFEQYIKAGGGFVGVHAATDTEYGWPWYGKLVGAYFKSHPKQQEATLNVVDRNFIATKHLPVTWKRWDEWYNYKWIGDDLHILIKIDEKSYTGGENGDNHPMAWYHNFAGGRAFYTELGHTDESYGDPLYLNHLLGGIKYAMGRKK; encoded by the coding sequence ATGAAAAAACTACTTACCATTTGCCTTTTAATAGGCACAGTAATAAGCCAGGTACTTGCTAAGGATAAAGTACTGGTATTTTGTAAAACGGCCGGCTTTCATCATAATTCGATAGCGGTAGGTGTACCTGCTATTATGAAAATGGGCCAGGAGAATAATTTTGATGTAGACAGCACCACTGATGCTGCAAAGTTTACTGCCGATAATTTAAAACAATATAAAGCAGTGATATTTTTAAGTACCACAGGCGATGTTTTGAATGATACCCAACAAGCGGCCTTTGAGCAATACATTAAAGCAGGTGGTGGTTTTGTTGGTGTACACGCTGCAACAGACACCGAATATGGCTGGCCATGGTATGGTAAACTGGTAGGTGCTTATTTTAAAAGTCACCCCAAACAGCAGGAGGCTACTTTAAATGTAGTTGATCGAAACTTTATTGCCACCAAACACCTGCCTGTAACATGGAAACGATGGGATGAATGGTATAACTATAAATGGATAGGTGATGATCTGCATATACTGATCAAGATAGATGAGAAAAGCTACACTGGCGGCGAAAACGGTGATAATCACCCAATGGCCTGGTATCATAATTTCGCCGGTGGTAGGGCTTTTTATACCGAATTAGGTCATACTGATGAATCATATGGTGATCCGTTATATTTGAACCATCTATTAGGCGGTATCAAATATGCGATGGGAAGGAAGAAATGA
- a CDS encoding GMC oxidoreductase — translation MPLSNINGKAKANNTYDAIVIGSGISGGWAAKELSELGLKTIMLERGRNFEHIKDYKTASQDPWDLHHAGKPTQAQRKQRPVISRNWGAAEPIMDYWTDEQAAPYTEIKPFNWWRSYQLGGRSILWGRQSYRWSDFDFEANAKDGWAIDWPIRYKDLAPWYDHVEKFAGISGSMEGLPQLPDGHYLPPMDMNVVEKDVAARIKKNYNGARHMIIGRSANLTAAIPGRTACQFRNRCWEGCPFGGYFSTQSSTLPAALATGNLTVRPFSIVTKILYDKDTKKAKGVEVLDAETNQTYEYYSKIVFVNASALNSAWVLMNSATDIWPDGLGSSSGELGHNIMDHHYNLGASGLVEGFEDKYYYGRRANGIYVVRFANLFGDKRDYLRGFGYQGAASRMGWSREIAELNIGAGYKDALTEPGPWTIGLSGFGELLPYHENKITLDKTRKDKWGLPILAMDAEIKENEKKMRFDIVREAKAMLESAGVKNIETHDRGHNVGDGIHEMGTARMGRDPKTSVLNGNNQVWDAKNVFVTDGAAMTSSACQNPSLTYMAMTARAAHFAVDELKKGNL, via the coding sequence ATGCCATTAAGTAATATAAACGGCAAGGCTAAGGCTAATAATACCTATGATGCCATTGTAATAGGGTCAGGCATCAGCGGTGGCTGGGCAGCAAAAGAGTTATCTGAACTTGGCTTGAAAACCATTATGCTTGAACGGGGCCGCAACTTTGAGCACATTAAAGATTATAAAACCGCCAGCCAGGACCCCTGGGACCTTCATCATGCCGGAAAGCCAACGCAAGCCCAGCGTAAACAACGCCCCGTAATTTCACGTAACTGGGGAGCTGCCGAACCTATTATGGATTACTGGACTGATGAGCAAGCCGCACCATATACCGAGATTAAACCGTTTAACTGGTGGCGTTCATATCAGCTTGGTGGTCGCTCCATTTTATGGGGAAGGCAAAGCTATCGCTGGAGCGATTTTGATTTTGAAGCAAATGCTAAGGACGGCTGGGCTATTGATTGGCCAATCCGCTATAAAGATCTTGCGCCATGGTATGATCATGTAGAGAAATTTGCAGGTATAAGCGGTTCCATGGAGGGCTTGCCACAATTGCCCGACGGTCATTATTTACCGCCGATGGATATGAACGTAGTTGAAAAGGATGTCGCCGCACGTATCAAGAAAAACTATAACGGAGCCAGGCACATGATTATTGGCCGTTCGGCGAATTTAACGGCCGCAATTCCAGGACGCACGGCTTGCCAATTCAGGAACCGGTGCTGGGAAGGTTGCCCGTTTGGCGGATATTTCAGTACGCAATCGTCAACTTTGCCCGCCGCTTTGGCAACCGGCAATTTAACGGTCAGGCCATTTTCTATCGTTACCAAGATATTGTATGATAAGGATACTAAAAAAGCAAAAGGGGTAGAAGTGCTTGATGCCGAAACCAACCAAACTTATGAGTATTATTCAAAGATAGTTTTTGTAAACGCCTCTGCTTTGAACAGCGCCTGGGTTTTGATGAATTCTGCTACGGATATTTGGCCGGATGGCTTAGGCAGCAGCAGCGGTGAACTTGGGCACAACATTATGGATCACCATTACAACCTTGGCGCAAGCGGATTGGTTGAAGGTTTTGAGGATAAATATTATTATGGTCGCCGGGCTAATGGTATTTATGTTGTGCGTTTTGCCAACCTGTTTGGTGATAAACGCGATTACCTGCGTGGTTTCGGTTACCAGGGCGCGGCAAGCCGCATGGGTTGGAGCCGTGAGATTGCTGAATTGAATATTGGTGCCGGCTATAAGGACGCACTTACCGAGCCAGGCCCCTGGACTATAGGCTTAAGCGGCTTTGGTGAATTGCTGCCTTATCACGAAAATAAAATCACCCTTGATAAAACCCGCAAGGACAAATGGGGGTTACCTATTTTAGCGATGGATGCCGAGATCAAAGAGAACGAAAAAAAGATGCGCTTTGATATTGTAAGGGAAGCGAAAGCCATGCTTGAAAGTGCTGGTGTAAAAAATATTGAAACCCATGACCGAGGACACAACGTTGGCGATGGAATTCACGAAATGGGTACGGCAAGAATGGGGCGCGATCCCAAAACATCAGTATTGAATGGCAACAACCAGGTATGGGATGCCAAAAACGTCTTTGTTACCGATGGTGCAGCTATGACTTCATCAGCTTGCCAAAATCCATCGTTAACATACATGGCTATGACAGCCCGCGCTGCTCATTTTGCAGTAGATGAATTGAAGAAAGGGAATTTATAA
- a CDS encoding MOSC domain-containing protein, translated as MLQVSELYIYPIKSLGGVAVQNAEVTRRGLQHDRRWMLVNEHGHFITQREFPQMALIKTTVETDGVAVHHHSGGSLLIPFNGERNPLQQFTVWDDTCMGQYINNGFDQWFSEALNMKCRLVYMPDDSEREVDQRYAKPGIITSFADAYPFLLIGQASLNDLNKRMPLPLPMNRFRPNIVFTGGDAYSEDLMNEIEIAGITFYGAKLCARCVLTTIDQQTAVKAKEPLKTLASYRMKNNKIMFGQNLVHENAGVISVGDELKVLSTHNEDRFIVAKKPITTA; from the coding sequence ATGCTACAAGTAAGTGAATTATATATCTACCCTATCAAATCATTGGGCGGCGTTGCTGTGCAAAATGCGGAGGTTACCCGTCGTGGTTTACAACACGACAGGCGTTGGATGCTGGTTAATGAACACGGGCACTTTATAACCCAGCGGGAGTTTCCGCAAATGGCACTGATCAAAACGACAGTAGAAACTGATGGTGTAGCTGTACATCATCATTCGGGCGGGTCATTATTAATTCCATTTAATGGCGAAAGAAACCCCTTACAACAATTTACTGTATGGGACGACACCTGCATGGGACAATACATAAATAATGGATTTGACCAGTGGTTCAGCGAAGCACTCAATATGAAATGCCGCCTCGTTTACATGCCCGATGACAGTGAACGCGAAGTCGACCAGCGCTACGCCAAACCCGGCATTATCACTTCATTTGCAGATGCCTATCCTTTCCTGCTTATTGGGCAGGCTTCGCTTAATGACCTTAACAAACGAATGCCATTGCCTTTGCCAATGAACCGCTTTCGTCCCAATATAGTTTTTACCGGCGGTGATGCATATAGCGAAGACCTGATGAATGAGATTGAGATAGCAGGGATAACCTTCTACGGGGCAAAACTTTGCGCACGTTGTGTGTTAACCACCATCGATCAGCAAACAGCCGTGAAAGCTAAGGAGCCTCTAAAAACCCTGGCCTCTTACCGTATGAAAAACAATAAGATCATGTTTGGACAAAACTTGGTACATGAAAATGCAGGCGTAATTTCGGTGGGTGACGAACTTAAGGTTTTAAGTACCCATAATGAGGATAGATTTATTGTAGCAAAGAAACCAATCACAACAGCATGA
- a CDS encoding SelT/SelW/SelH family protein, which yields MKPTIIIEYCPKCNWMMRAAYMAQELLTTFTDDLNGVTLKPSEVSGRYTISIDEETLFDRKRDGHFPEIKELKQAVRDKVNPGKSLGHSDRHQL from the coding sequence ATGAAACCAACTATCATTATTGAATATTGCCCAAAATGCAACTGGATGATGCGTGCCGCTTATATGGCCCAGGAACTGCTTACAACCTTTACCGATGACCTAAACGGGGTTACCTTAAAACCAAGCGAAGTGAGCGGCAGATATACGATAAGCATTGATGAAGAAACGCTGTTTGACCGCAAGCGTGATGGCCATTTTCCAGAAATCAAAGAGTTAAAACAGGCCGTTCGTGATAAAGTTAACCCGGGTAAAAGCCTCGGTCATTCAGACAGGCATCAGTTGTAA
- a CDS encoding RrF2 family transcriptional regulator — MLSKKTKYAIKALVVLGKNMDQPPMQISKIAEIERIPKKFLEQILLDLRNAGFLYSKKGAGGGYSLNRDPKEIFLVSIMRITDGPIAMVPCASLNFYHKCDECHQESTCGIRDVFVDVRDATLKILSETSIADIIKRETTLISV, encoded by the coding sequence ATGCTTTCAAAAAAAACTAAGTATGCTATAAAGGCACTTGTGGTTCTTGGCAAGAACATGGACCAGCCGCCTATGCAAATTTCGAAGATTGCCGAAATTGAACGAATCCCTAAAAAGTTTCTTGAGCAGATACTGCTTGATCTGCGCAATGCGGGGTTTCTTTACAGCAAAAAAGGAGCAGGCGGTGGCTACAGCCTTAACCGCGATCCCAAAGAAATATTCCTGGTAAGTATCATGCGTATAACCGACGGACCTATTGCCATGGTGCCCTGCGCCAGCTTAAACTTTTACCACAAATGCGATGAATGCCACCAGGAAAGCACTTGCGGCATAAGGGATGTATTTGTTGATGTAAGAGATGCCACACTTAAAATATTAAGCGAAACCAGCATCGCCGATATCATCAAACGCGAAACCACCCTCATCAGCGTTTAA
- a CDS encoding HEPN domain-containing protein, with translation MQSFRTELENPIVEKDIIDLEKKIHAFREGKIHDEKFRSLRLARGVYGQRQPGVQMVRIKLPFGKVSFKQLLKIAEISDEFGSSNLHLTTRQDIQIHYVSLDRTPQLWAKLAQDDITLREACGNTVRNVTASPTAGIDPKEPFDVSPYAYATFDYFLRNPICQEMGRKFKISFSSSDEDTAFSYIHDIGAIPKINANGERGFKIMLGGGLGAQPILASIVEEFLPEDQLIPYIESVIRVFDRYGERNNRNKARMKYLIQKLGLDEVLRLTKIERTANKVKSYPINRDAIDAPALPPTDSYPEVTISNPLRYEQWLATNVFEQKQKGFYGVYIKVPVGDISSDTARALVKTLEPLVGHEIRITQNQGLLLKYVQKEALPALYEGLAKLELAAPGFDSIADVTTCPGTDTCNLGISNSMTMARVLEDLIYNEYEDFIYNREIKIKISGCMNSCGQHGLAHIGFHGSSLKAGAKVLPSVQVMLGGGTVGDGVGRAAERVIKVPTKRATDVLRWLLNDYKEFSPEGETYHEYYDRQGKDYFYRLLKPLADLTTLTDDEYIDWGHQETFVTAIGVGECAGVIIDLVATLLFESEEKLGWANEAYADGRWADAIYHAYNVFVSSAKALLLDKGVNSSTQIGVIREFDAQYVEKGEFELNGTFNDLALQLNQNEPSQDFAAVYLAQATEFLSRSKDKREALVQ, from the coding sequence ATGCAGAGCTTCAGAACGGAACTGGAGAACCCTATTGTTGAGAAGGATATTATAGATCTTGAAAAAAAGATCCATGCTTTTCGTGAAGGTAAAATTCATGATGAAAAATTCAGAAGTTTACGTTTGGCGCGCGGTGTTTATGGCCAGCGTCAGCCAGGCGTGCAAATGGTACGCATTAAACTACCTTTTGGTAAAGTTAGCTTTAAGCAACTATTGAAAATTGCCGAGATTTCTGACGAGTTTGGGAGCAGTAATCTCCACCTTACCACCCGCCAGGACATCCAGATCCACTATGTAAGTCTTGACCGTACACCCCAGCTTTGGGCCAAGCTTGCACAGGATGATATCACTCTGCGCGAAGCATGTGGTAATACCGTGCGCAATGTTACAGCCTCTCCTACTGCAGGTATCGACCCAAAAGAACCATTTGACGTTTCTCCTTATGCATATGCTACGTTTGATTATTTTCTGCGTAACCCGATATGCCAGGAAATGGGCCGCAAATTCAAAATCTCTTTCTCGTCAAGCGATGAGGACACAGCGTTTTCATACATTCATGATATCGGCGCTATCCCTAAAATAAACGCCAATGGGGAACGTGGGTTTAAGATCATGCTTGGCGGCGGTTTAGGTGCACAGCCAATTTTAGCCAGTATTGTTGAAGAGTTTTTACCAGAAGATCAGCTGATCCCTTATATCGAATCAGTGATTCGTGTTTTTGACCGTTACGGCGAACGCAATAACCGCAACAAAGCCCGTATGAAATACCTTATCCAAAAATTAGGTTTGGATGAAGTATTGCGTTTAACCAAAATCGAGCGTACTGCCAACAAAGTAAAATCATACCCTATCAACCGGGATGCCATTGATGCCCCGGCTTTACCACCAACTGATAGCTATCCCGAAGTAACCATCAGTAACCCGTTGCGCTATGAGCAATGGCTGGCTACCAACGTTTTTGAGCAAAAGCAAAAGGGTTTTTACGGCGTTTATATTAAAGTGCCTGTAGGTGATATCTCATCAGATACTGCCCGTGCACTGGTTAAAACACTGGAGCCATTGGTTGGTCACGAGATCCGCATTACCCAAAACCAGGGATTGCTTTTAAAATACGTTCAAAAAGAAGCATTGCCTGCTTTATATGAAGGCCTGGCTAAGCTTGAGCTGGCTGCACCGGGCTTCGATAGCATTGCTGATGTTACCACCTGCCCGGGTACAGACACCTGCAATCTTGGCATCTCCAACAGTATGACCATGGCCCGCGTACTGGAAGATCTGATCTATAATGAATACGAGGATTTTATTTATAACCGTGAGATCAAGATCAAAATAAGCGGTTGTATGAACTCTTGTGGTCAGCATGGCTTGGCGCATATCGGTTTCCATGGCAGCTCGCTTAAAGCGGGTGCTAAAGTATTACCTTCTGTACAGGTAATGTTAGGCGGCGGTACCGTTGGCGACGGCGTTGGCCGCGCCGCCGAAAGGGTGATCAAAGTACCTACCAAACGTGCTACCGATGTGCTAAGGTGGTTATTGAACGACTATAAAGAGTTTTCGCCCGAGGGTGAAACTTACCATGAATATTATGACAGGCAGGGTAAAGATTATTTTTACCGTTTGCTGAAACCACTTGCCGATTTAACTACTCTTACCGATGACGAATACATTGACTGGGGTCACCAGGAAACATTTGTTACCGCGATTGGTGTAGGCGAATGTGCCGGTGTGATCATTGACCTGGTAGCTACGCTGCTGTTTGAATCGGAAGAAAAATTAGGCTGGGCTAACGAAGCTTATGCTGATGGCCGCTGGGCTGACGCTATTTATCATGCCTATAATGTGTTTGTAAGCTCAGCGAAAGCGCTGTTGCTTGACAAAGGTGTTAACAGTAGTACCCAAATTGGTGTGATCCGCGAATTTGATGCTCAATATGTTGAAAAAGGTGAATTTGAATTGAACGGAACGTTTAATGATCTTGCATTACAGCTCAACCAAAACGAGCCTTCGCAGGACTTTGCCGCAGTATATTTAGCACAGGCCACAGAATTTTTAAGCAGAAGCAAGGATAAGAGAGAGGCGCTTGTACAATAA
- the cobA gene encoding uroporphyrinogen-III C-methyltransferase, with protein MTDINKNIKEPRITLVGAGPGDADLITVKAIKALKTADIVLYDALVNEELLEYAPANSTKVYVGKRSGDHTFSQEAINNLMVDYAVNYGHVVRLKGGDSFVFGRGYEELSIAAAHNIPASVIPGISSSIAVPELQQIPVTHRGLSESFWVVTGTTANGKISNDLIDASRSNATVVVLMGIHKLTEIAEIFKLQGKNKLPVAVIQSGSTVDEKIAVATVDTIVDTVAESKISSPAIIVLGEVVSLHPKFQLIQEVYDVVARG; from the coding sequence ATGACTGATATTAATAAAAATATAAAAGAACCGCGTATCACATTGGTGGGCGCAGGACCCGGCGATGCCGACTTGATAACTGTAAAAGCGATCAAAGCTTTGAAAACAGCCGATATTGTTTTGTACGATGCTTTGGTTAATGAAGAACTGCTTGAATACGCCCCGGCCAATTCAACGAAAGTTTACGTAGGCAAACGTTCTGGCGACCATACCTTTTCGCAAGAAGCAATTAACAACCTGATGGTTGATTATGCTGTGAATTACGGTCACGTGGTTAGGTTAAAAGGCGGAGATTCTTTTGTATTCGGTCGCGGATATGAGGAACTGAGCATTGCAGCGGCGCATAACATACCTGCGTCTGTTATTCCTGGGATTTCAAGCTCGATAGCGGTGCCCGAACTACAGCAAATTCCTGTTACTCACCGCGGTTTAAGCGAAAGTTTTTGGGTGGTTACCGGCACCACTGCAAATGGCAAGATCTCGAACGATCTTATTGACGCTTCACGATCAAATGCTACCGTAGTTGTATTGATGGGCATTCATAAGCTGACTGAAATCGCTGAAATATTTAAGCTACAAGGCAAGAACAAACTGCCCGTAGCCGTTATCCAAAGCGGATCTACTGTAGACGAGAAGATCGCTGTTGCTACGGTTGATACTATTGTCGATACTGTTGCAGAAAGTAAGATTTCATCGCCTGCCATTATCGTTTTAGGCGAAGTAGTATCGCTTCATCCAAAATTCCAACTGATACAAGAAGTTTATGACGTTGTTGCCCGGGGATAA
- a CDS encoding TSUP family transporter yields MTLLPGDKSLTNIQDEKQDGNQLFPVFLKLNDLHTVLIGGGNVGLEKLTAVLNNSNSARITVISREFLPEVHMLVSQYPGIRIIQKSFTDDDLNDADIVIAATNDSELNNYIRNSAHERKLLINVADKPALCDFYLGSIVQKGDLKLAISTNGKSPTVAKRLKEVLNESLPAELDITLQQMSELRNTLEGDFADKVKKLNSVTSVLVEPKVANRKNFIWLLWSTIIISLAIVITALYFKEPNFKNFVTGVDPLFYYFLGAGFVFAMIDGAIGMSYGVTSTSFSLAMGIPPASASMGVHLSEILSCGIAGWMHYRMGNINWKLFKLLVVPGILGAFLGAFILSSLEHYAMYTKPVVSVYTLILGIVIFRKAFNTQKKKSADKVKRISLLGLGGGFIDAVGGGGWGSIVLSTLIAGGRSPRFSLGTVKLSRFFVAMIGSITFIAMVNSNHWHAVVGLVLGSALASPIAAKISNKISAKTIMVAVAVIVILISIRSILKFFVPVP; encoded by the coding sequence ATGACGTTGTTGCCCGGGGATAAGAGTTTAACCAACATCCAGGATGAAAAACAGGACGGCAATCAGCTTTTTCCTGTGTTTTTAAAACTGAATGATCTGCATACGGTGCTTATTGGCGGCGGTAATGTTGGTTTGGAAAAACTTACCGCTGTACTTAATAATAGCAATAGTGCAAGGATAACCGTTATTTCGCGCGAGTTTTTGCCCGAGGTACATATGCTTGTATCACAATATCCAGGCATCCGCATAATACAAAAATCATTTACCGATGATGACCTGAACGATGCCGATATAGTTATTGCCGCTACCAATGACAGCGAACTTAACAACTATATCCGCAATTCCGCCCATGAACGTAAGCTACTGATCAATGTAGCTGATAAGCCTGCATTATGCGACTTTTACTTAGGATCGATAGTGCAGAAGGGCGACCTGAAACTGGCCATATCTACCAACGGAAAATCACCTACTGTGGCTAAACGATTAAAAGAAGTATTAAATGAAAGCCTTCCTGCCGAGCTTGACATCACTTTGCAGCAAATGAGCGAACTAAGAAATACCCTTGAAGGCGATTTTGCCGACAAGGTAAAAAAACTAAACAGCGTAACATCCGTTTTGGTTGAGCCCAAAGTGGCTAACCGGAAAAACTTTATCTGGTTGTTATGGTCTACCATTATCATATCCTTAGCTATTGTTATAACAGCACTTTATTTTAAGGAACCCAATTTCAAAAACTTTGTAACTGGTGTCGACCCTCTCTTTTATTACTTTTTAGGAGCTGGCTTCGTATTTGCAATGATAGACGGGGCAATTGGCATGTCGTACGGCGTAACATCCACCTCGTTCTCCTTAGCTATGGGCATCCCTCCTGCTTCGGCAAGCATGGGTGTTCACTTATCCGAGATTTTAAGCTGCGGGATAGCCGGCTGGATGCATTATCGTATGGGTAATATCAATTGGAAACTCTTTAAACTTTTGGTTGTGCCGGGTATTCTTGGTGCGTTTTTAGGAGCATTCATACTTTCATCGCTTGAGCATTACGCCATGTACACCAAACCTGTTGTATCGGTTTATACCTTAATATTAGGTATAGTGATATTCAGGAAAGCATTTAACACACAAAAGAAAAAATCGGCCGATAAGGTAAAACGCATTTCGCTGCTGGGTTTAGGCGGTGGCTTTATCGATGCTGTTGGCGGCGGCGGTTGGGGATCAATCGTGCTATCAACCCTGATAGCCGGCGGCAGGAGCCCTCGCTTTTCGTTAGGTACAGTTAAACTTTCACGTTTTTTTGTGGCCATGATAGGTTCTATAACCTTCATTGCCATGGTTAACAGCAATCACTGGCATGCTGTAGTTGGGCTGGTATTGGGCAGCGCATTAGCGTCGCCAATAGCAGCTAAAATCTCTAACAAAATTTCAGCAAAAACTATCATGGTTGCTGTTGCGGTTATCGTTATCCTGATCAGCATCCGTTCTATCCTCAAATTTTTTGTCCCGGTACCATGA
- a CDS encoding phosphoadenylyl-sulfate reductase, which translates to MSATLADIQQDIIGLGPVEALTKLAELSPGEIVFSTSFGWEDQVISHMIFSNNLPIKVFTLETGRLFRETYSVWAATMNRYQKPIHAYYPNNELLEEMVSKKGPNSFYESVENRKECCGIRKIEPLKRALKGNKIWITGIRAEQSVNRHDMHDLEWDEQNQLVKFHPIFSWTLDEVKAYIKQYNIPYNSLHDKGFPSIGCMPCTRAVAEGEDFRAGRWWWEDQSKKECGLHEVAKP; encoded by the coding sequence ATGAGCGCAACATTAGCAGATATACAACAAGATATTATCGGTCTTGGCCCTGTTGAAGCCCTGACCAAACTTGCAGAACTATCTCCCGGCGAGATCGTGTTTTCTACCAGTTTTGGCTGGGAAGACCAGGTGATCAGCCATATGATATTTTCCAATAACCTGCCCATCAAAGTATTCACGCTTGAAACCGGCAGGCTCTTCCGCGAAACTTATTCGGTTTGGGCGGCTACCATGAACCGGTATCAAAAACCTATTCATGCCTACTATCCGAATAATGAACTATTGGAAGAGATGGTAAGCAAAAAAGGCCCTAACAGCTTTTACGAGTCGGTTGAAAACCGCAAGGAATGTTGCGGCATCCGTAAAATAGAGCCACTTAAACGTGCCTTAAAAGGCAATAAAATCTGGATTACCGGCATCCGTGCCGAACAATCGGTTAACCGTCATGATATGCATGACCTGGAATGGGACGAGCAAAATCAACTTGTAAAGTTCCACCCTATTTTCAGCTGGACACTTGATGAAGTTAAAGCCTATATCAAACAATACAATATCCCCTATAACTCATTACATGATAAAGGCTTCCCAAGCATCGGCTGTATGCCATGTACCCGCGCCGTAGCCGAAGGTGAAGATTTCCGTGCAGGCCGCTGGTGGTGGGAAGATCAATCCAAAAAAGAATGTGGATTACACGAGGTAGCAAAACCCTGA